In Populus alba chromosome 1, ASM523922v2, whole genome shotgun sequence, a single window of DNA contains:
- the LOC118061487 gene encoding UPF0481 protein At3g47200-like, translated as MEGRKILYFSRFFKKFSKACLEELVKVVGERETRLRSCYAETIDLSSEEYVKMMLMDNVFIIVIFLKNGYEDVNRLFNKPWMLGDIAFDMFLIENHLPFFILEDLFKASEIASRFDEECSVIKRAYKFFKDDWNSLLSTEGILEEMKASEKPSEPNAPEALESINVPSVTELQQAGVKFKFSPSKSLLDMKFDRGILEIPLLRVQDSTEIYFRNLQAFDKCDSLDQDHIGDYISMINFLFISPKDVEILVENRIIENWIHDNEAVSTVLHDISKLNDLSQNNSILAGLV; from the exons ATGGAAGGGCGTaagatattgtatttttcaagatttttcaaaaaattcagcAAGGCATGCTTGGAGGAGTTAGTTAAAGTTGTAGGGGAGAGGGAGACAAGATTGCGTAGCTGTTATGCAGAAACCATTGATCTTAGTAGCGAGGAATATGTGAAAATGATGTTAATGGATAATGTCTTCATCATTGTGATCTTCCTGAAAAATGGTTACGAAGACGTCAACCGTTTATTCAATAAACCATGGATGCTAGGCGATATAGCATTTGACATGTTCTTGATTGAAAATCATCTTCCATTCTTCATTCTTGAGGATTTGTTTAAAGCATCCGAAATAGCCAGCCGTTTCGACGAGGAATGTTCAGTGATTAAGCGTGCCTACAAGTTCTTTAAAGATGATTGGAATTCTTTGTTGAGTACTGAAGGCATTTTGGAGGAAATGAAAGCCTCCGAA AAGCCATCAGAGCCGAACGCACCAGAAGCACTAGAGTCTATAAACGTACCAAGTGTTACAGAGCTCCAGCAAGCTGGGGTCAAGTTCAAGTTTAGTCCAAGCAAAAGCTTACTTGACATGAAATTCGATAGGGGGATTCTGGAAATCCCACTATTAAGAGTACAGGATAGTACAGAGATCTACTTCAGGAATCTCCAGGCATTTGATAAATGTGATAGTCTGGATCAAGACCATATAGGTGACTATATTTCGATGATTAATTTCCTCTTCATTTCTCCTAAGGATGTGGAAATCCTTGTAGAAAATAGAATCATAGAAAACTGGATACATGACAATGAAGCTGTGTCAACTGTTCTTCACGATATTTCCAAGCTAAATGATCTCTCTCAGAACAATTCCATCTTGGCTGGCCTCGTTTAA